A genomic window from Hyla sarda isolate aHylSar1 chromosome 8, aHylSar1.hap1, whole genome shotgun sequence includes:
- the LOC130284203 gene encoding microfibril-associated glycoprotein 4-like, with protein sequence MEAARRLHYILILLLVALSSVGSQNSIKQNGDTLCSTTDQYPVDCEDVCENGEEESGPYVIYPAGPGIAVPVYCDMITEGGKWTVIQKRFNGSLSFFRGWSDYKSGFGRADGEYWLGLHYIYLLTLRNKYELRVDLGDFENNMTFAKYSEFAISPYNINPEDDGYTLHVEGFTDGGAGDALSYHNGMKFSTYDRDRDVYLQNCAALSSGGFWYRACHLANLNGPYLRGAHLSYGSGVIWSQWRGLYYSLKTTEIKIRRQ encoded by the exons ATGGAG GCTGCGAGGCGACTACACTACATCCTCATCCTCCTGCTGGTGGCCCTCAGCTCCGTGGGGAGTCAGAACTCCATAAAGCAGAATGGGGACACTT TATGTTCCACCACTGACCAGTATCCTGTAGACTGTGAGGACGTGTGTGAGAACGGGGAGGAGGAGAGCGGCCCATATGTCATCTACCCGGCTGGACCAGGCATCGCGGTGCCCGTATACTGCGACATGATTACTGAGGGCGGCAAGTGGACG GTCATCCAGAAGAGGTTCAATGGTTCCCtgagcttcttcaggggatggAGCGACTATAAGTCCGGCTTTGGTAGAGCGGACGGAGAGTACTGGCTGG GGTTACACTATATCTATCTCCTCACGCTCCGCAACAAGTACGAGCTGAGGGTCGACCTGGGAGACTTCGAAAACAACATGACCTTCGCTAAATACTCCGAGTTTGCCATCTCCCCGTACAACATCAACCCCGAGGACGATGGCTACACGCTGCACGTGGAAGGCTTCACTGACGGGGGAGCAG GAGATGCCCTGTCCTACCACAATGGAATGAAGTTCTCTACATACGACAGAGACCGCGATGTCTACCTACAGAACTGCGCCGCCCTCTCCTCTGGTGGCTTCTGGTACAGGGCGTGTCACCTGGCCAACTTGAATGGTCCTTACCTCCGTGGCGCTCACCTATCCTATGGTAGTGGTGTCATTTGGTCTCAGTGGAGAGGTCTCTACTATTCTCTGAAGACCACGGAAATTAAGATCAGACGACAGTGA